TGTCCTAAGCTGCGGTAAAATTTTCAGGAACTTGAAAAATCTTTGTCTTGAAGGAACACTAGCTCCAGAACTTCAGCATCTGTTGTACATAAAGACCATGTAAGAATATATTACACCATATGAAGGCCATTGCACTTCCGAATAAATTCCTTATACTATATGTAATTTTGTTCTCTCTTTTCTTGCATTTATGTCACTCTGAAGTCTTTTGCAGCATATTAAGGAACAATTCGTTTTCTGGATTCATTCCTGGAGAATACAGAAACTTAAATGAATTGGAGTTGCTAGACTTGGGTTACAATAGTTTTTGTGAACCAATTCGACATGACTTTGAACACAACATTCAAATCCTGTAAGTTACTGCAACATTTTGGCATATATATACACATCAGGTGATTTTCTCGTGTCGTTATGTTCCCACCTTTATTTGATCTGCAGTTCATTCGAGAACAATGGACTACCCTGCCACATATCTCCTGATCTAAAAGATACAACACGTCCTGAAGTTGAAGATAATAACCAGTTGAGTGCTTCTGTGGAAGTACCACTCTATCCGAGGTAACGTGGGACATTTTAGGGGACTATAGGGATATCTTAAGTTTTTAATAAGTCATTTACCTACAAGCAAATTCCTCTGGCAATATATCAAAGCCCTTGCATAAAAAGTACCCTTGAATTGAACTGCTTAGCTTAACCATATTCTAGATTAAGGCTCCGTTGGTAGGGTGTAAATCGTTTTCATGGAAAAGATTTTCCccctttcaatcattttacgttgtttggtttggcaagatatgaaaaacaattttccataactccctcaaaggtggaaataccttttccatttgaaagggaggaaaaccacttttccatctttcctccttacctccctctcccttcttcccctcaatcttcaccaccTTCTCCCAATTTCCTTTAAggaaacaaacaaaggaaaactagtttggaattgtgttttcccttggaaaatgttttccatggaaaatcattttacactgaaaacgttttacaccataccaaacggagcctaaacaAGTTGAAATAGTGTTTTCTTTGGTGAAGTTCTAATGAGAAAGATGCTGTAAACCTTAGGCACAACGATCATTCGAGGATACTTCAGGATCGACATCAGAGTAGAACTGAAGGCTCTACTAGGCAACCAATTACAACTGACGAGACACATGCAGCTACATCTCCAGATGGACGGGCTTCACCTTTTGAGCCACGTCCGTCACCCCCTGCATCCCCAGAACCTGATTTTTTTGACATTCCAGGACGTAATGTGACGAATGAATCCCAACCACCACCAACACTACCACAGCCTCCCCCTCCTCGATCTTCTCCACGAGCTGCTAGACCAAGGGGAAATCTATTGATAATAGTGGCGGGAACAGTGGGTGGATTCATCGCTTTGATTTTGGTTGGTTTATTACTATTCCTCTTGAGGGGCAACAGGATCAGAAAGGCAACAGGGTTGAGTGGACAACTTAAGAGAGCATTTGTTGCAGGTTTTTAAGTTTTATCTTCTTATTTTATCTGCTTTTTTTATTGACAAGAAGAACGTTCAAAGAATCTTAATTGTGGATAAATTTATGCTAGGTAATGACAGATCAGATGGACTCAACAGTGATAAACCAAGTTTTATTGAAGGTTAGTACTCAGTATTGGAGTTACATTCCATATTTTATATCAACTTTTAGGTTATTTCTTCCTTCAAAAGAACTAATCATGTGGAGGATATTGTTTGCTACTTACTTTCACTAATTTTGCACAAAAGATAAAAGGGGAACAATGCGGGCTTCTTAATCCGTAGTACCTACTAGTCTAGACTAGCTAAGAATAGGGCTACATACATTCAAACTTCTCTGAATCCTTCCAACAACAGGATCTAGACTAAGTACTAGGTAGTTACACTTACTGTTGGTATTCAGCAGCATGTTGAACTGCTAACAATGCTACTGTTTTAGGTTTCTGCATCTGATAAATccttcctccgtttctttttatcTGCAACACTTTGTTTTTCATGTTTTCAAATGCATAGCTTGAacaattaatatctttaattatcaattagtaaaaattaaaaaaaattgatattcaaaaaaattgcattaagacgaatctaacaagatcccacataaaTATGTTTTTCCTTAAGTATAGATCATCAAAGATAAACAACATGGAGTATgttgaatagtgcaaaaagcaaagtgttgcaagtaaaaagaaacggaggaagtacattaCTAGGGTACTATAAGTTATAATTCCTGCCTCTGATGATTAATCGCGAACcatttcttcttctctttcttttgTGTTCTTTGAATGCATATTTTTTACATTTACATTTCCATGCCTAAAAGCTTGATCATTAAGAATTTCCATTGCagggatgccaaatctgaagaGGTCTGAGCTTGTAACTGCTTGTGAAGATTTCAGCAATGTCATTGGATCGTCATCTATTGGTACCATATACAAGGGAACATTTTCTAATGGAGTTGAAATTGCCGCTATATCTCTTGTTGCAACTTCCGCCAAGGACTGGTCCAGGAATCTGGAAACACAATTCAGGAAGAAGGTAATAGCTTAAAGTGAAAGACTTATAAACATTTATCTTGAAATGAAATGCTGCTGAATTGATGTTGTTCCCTTTTTTCCCCTAATCCAGATCGAGACTTTATCAAAGGTGAACCACAAAAATTTTGTTAACATTTTAGGTTATTGTGAGGAAGAGGAGCCATTCACTAGAATGATGGTATTTGAATATGCTCCAAATGGCTCACTCTTCGAGCATTTGCATGGTGAGTATATAATAGTCATCCCCTTTTATTCATGTACTTAAACAGTTAAACCTAcctgatagagtataaaactaatcttggggcttcaaccgtcagcttaagcttttggttgagttggtcctttgacatTGTAAGAAACATCACAGATTGACTGAAGGACATAACGAGGATGTTGAATAAATGTTACCCTAAAGAGACCACTCAGACCAGGCATTtatttaaaacatttatttGATAAACAGTCCATGCTAGATTAGCAACTGATTCAGGTGTAAATTAACATGAAACGGACAATTCTTGGacctaataagttcagataggaTTATGTATTTATGCTGCTAATCCAAACattgcttctttttttttttttttttttctgttactTGTATGGCATAAAAAGTTAAAGAAGTACAAACCTCTGGATTCATAACATATATAAAAACAAGTACCATTTAGGCTCTGTTTGTTTTGACTGAAAAATACCTTTCCGGAAAATGatttttccattttcttttgtttgttttgttaaggatggaaaacaattttcccaaAGGTGGAAAATAACTTTATCTAGAGGAAAACCAACTTTCCTTTGGAAAAGAAGGAATGCCACATTTTCCACTCTAATCCCTTACATTTCTTTTGCTCTCCTCTCATTTCCCCTTctgtgttctttttctttataatttttcttgtaaggaaacaaacaaaggaaaactactttccgttaatattttcccttgaaaattgtTCTCCATGGATTTTCCTTTGAAAATGTTTTCCGTTCTGTTTAAAACAAACAGAGCCTTAGAAAGAGGGGAAACCGAGAGAGAGATTATTCATGTTAAACTATGTGGAATACGGATTAAAGAACTTGGTAGAATTACGATCATGCatgtaatatttctgtttcctgAATGATTTTATGATCCTGTGGGTTTCTTTTTTTGCAGTAAGGGAAGCTGAGCATTTAGATTGGAGAATGCGATTGAGGGTTATAATGGGAATGGCATACTGCCTTGAGCACATGCACCAACTAACACCACCAGTAACTCATCCAAACCTAAACTCATCAGCTGTAAACCTCTCTGAAGATTATGCtgcaaaaatttcagatttctgtTTCTGGAACGAAGTGGCTGCTCCACGAGTGCAGCCTTTAGCCATTGGCATGAGCGGCTTAAGTATAACATCAGTTAGCCCCGAGAGTAATGTCTACAGCTTCGGCTTATTGCTTCTAGAGATAATGACTGGCCGAATTCCTCTTTCTTTAGAGAACAACTCAATTGACAATTGGGTATCAGAGTATATGAGTGGGGAGCAACCACTGCAAGAAATGGTTGACCCTATGTTAAGGAGTTTCAAAGCCGAACAGCTTGATCAGATTAGCGAGGTTACAAGAAAATGCCTTCATTCTGAACAA
This sequence is a window from Spinacia oleracea cultivar Varoflay chromosome 1, BTI_SOV_V1, whole genome shotgun sequence. Protein-coding genes within it:
- the LOC110781873 gene encoding probable inactive receptor-like protein kinase At3g56050; its protein translation is MNDYWWTNVFLTWSILLFIGIFQLNSFFCWSLNHEGIALLKFREKVVNDPYGALTSWKQENGEANPCSWFGIGCVGGHVVSLNLKNLCLEGTLAPELQHLLYIKTIILRNNSFSGFIPGEYRNLNELELLDLGYNSFCEPIRHDFEHNIQILSFENNGLPCHISPDLKDTTRPEVEDNNQLSASVEVPLYPRHNDHSRILQDRHQSRTEGSTRQPITTDETHAATSPDGRASPFEPRPSPPASPEPDFFDIPGRNVTNESQPPPTLPQPPPPRSSPRAARPRGNLLIIVAGTVGGFIALILVGLLLFLLRGNRIRKATGLSGQLKRAFVAGNDRSDGLNSDKPSFIEGMPNLKRSELVTACEDFSNVIGSSSIGTIYKGTFSNGVEIAAISLVATSAKDWSRNLETQFRKKIETLSKVNHKNFVNILGYCEEEEPFTRMMVFEYAPNGSLFEHLHVREAEHLDWRMRLRVIMGMAYCLEHMHQLTPPVTHPNLNSSAVNLSEDYAAKISDFCFWNEVAAPRVQPLAIGMSGLSITSVSPESNVYSFGLLLLEIMTGRIPLSLENNSIDNWVSEYMSGEQPLQEMVDPMLRSFKAEQLDQISEVTRKCLHSEQHRPTMIEVTARLKEITGVIQDKAVPRFSSLWWTELDTRSVNGT